Proteins from a single region of Sesamum indicum cultivar Zhongzhi No. 13 linkage group LG5, S_indicum_v1.0, whole genome shotgun sequence:
- the LOC105162459 gene encoding casein kinase 1-like protein HD16 — translation MPELRSGARRSKRLGDLQPAPQTANQEEKFLAPAQTRTRRRGRGRGNAAAVAKGPSAATPARPTAAGRGRGVRLIDLDPEPPREVLPPTVGLVAAEPAFNRIEGVANKEIPMEGGSGDKIMGVEEDASTTPVPERVQVGNSPVYKTERKLGKGGFGQVYVGRRVSGGTERTGPDAIEVALKCEHRSSKGCNYGPPYEWQVYNTLNGCYGIPWVHYKGRQGDFYILVMDMLGPSLWDVWNSLGQSMSPNMAACIAVEAISILEKLHMKGFVHGDVKPENFLLGQPGTADEKKLYLIDLGLASRWKNASSGQHVEYDQRPDIFRGTIRYASVHAHLGRTGSRRDDLESLAYTLIFLIKGRLPWQGYQGDNKSFLVCKKKMSTSPELMCCFCPAPFKQFLEAVTNMKFDEEPNYSKLISLFENLIEPCSNMRPIRIDGALKVGQKRGRLLINLDEDEQPKKKVRLGSPATQWISVYNARRPMKQRYHYNVADSRLCQHVEKGNEDGLYISCVASAANLWALIMDAGTGFNSQVYELSAVFLHKDWIMEQWEKNYYISSIAGAANGSSLVVMSKGTPYTQQSYKVSESFPFKWINKKWKEGFHVTSMTTAGSRWGVVMSRNSGYSEQVVELDFLYPSEGIHRRWENGYRITSMAATGDQAAFILSIPRRKMIDETQETLRTSAFPSTHVKEKWSKNLYIASICYGRTVC, via the exons ATGCCAGAATTGCGGAGCGGAGCACGGAGATCAAAACGGCTTGGTGATCTCCAGCCTGCCCCTCAGACTGCtaatcaagaagaaaaatttcttGCACCTGCTCAGACTAGAACCAGAAGGAGAGGACGAGGGAGAGGCAATGCAGCTGCCGTAGCAAAAGGGCCTTCTGCAGCAACACCCGCTAGGCCTACTGCTGCTGGTAGAGGCAGGGGGGTCAGGTTAATAGATTTAGACCCAGAGCCACCACGTGAGGTTCTTCCTCCAACTGTTGGCCTGGTGGCTGCCGAACCAGCATTTAATAGAATAGAGGGCGTTGCTAATAAGGAAATTCCCATGGAAGGCGGGAGTGGGGATAAAATAATGGGAGTTGAAGAAGATGCAAGTACAACTCCAGTACCTGAGAgg GTACAAGTGGGTAATTCTCCCGTGTATAAGACAGAAAGGAAATTAGGTAAGGGTGGATTTGGCCAAGTTTATGTAGGCAGAAGGGTAAGTGGTGGAACTGAAAGAACGGGTCCTGATGCAATCGAG GTTGCATTGAAGTGTGAACATCGAAGTAGTAAGGGCTGCAATTATGGCCCCCCATATGAGTGGCAGGTGTACAA CACCCTGAATGGATGTTATGGTATCCCTTGGGTTCACTACAAGGGCCGACAAGGAGATTTTTACATCCTG gtCATGGACATGCTTGGACCCAGTCTATGGGACGTTTGGAATTCTTTGGGCCAGTC GATGTCTCCAAATATGGCTGCTTGCATTGCTGTGGAGGCTATATCAATTCTTGAAAAGCTTCACATGAAGGG ATTTGTTCATGGAGATGTCAAGCCAGAGAACTTTTTACTTGGTCAGCCTGGAACTGCTGATGAGAAAAAGCTATATCTTATTGATCTTGGTTTGG CTTCTAGGTGGAAAAATGCATCATCTGGTCAGCATGTCGAGTATGATCAAAGGCCTGATATATTCAG AGGCACTATAAGGTATGCAAGCGTGCATGCACATTTGGGTCGCACAGGAAGCAGGAGGGACGATCTTGAATCGCTGGCGTATACCCTGATATTTCTCATAAAGGGAAGGTTACCATGGCAAGGCTATCAG GGTGATAATAAGAGTTTTCTAGtctgtaaaaagaaaatgtccaCTTCTCCGGAGTTGATGTGCTGCTTTTGCCCTGCTCCATTCAAACAGTTCCTTGAGGCTGTTACTAATATGAAGTTTGATGAAGAGCCAAATTATTCTAAGCTGATATCACTTTTTGAAAATCTTATCGAACCATGCTCGAACATGAGACCGATAAGAATTGATGGAGCTCTGAAG GTTGGGCAAAAGCGCGGAAGGTTGCTTATAAACTTGGATGAGGATGAGCAGCCAAAGAAGAAAGTACGGCTGGGAAGTCCTGCTACTCAGTGGATTTCAGTGTATAATGCACGACGTCCCATGAAACAAAG ATACCACTACAATGTTGCAGACTCCAGGCTCTGTCAGCATGTAGAGAAGGGTAATGAAGATGGTTTATATATTAGCTGCGTGGCTTCAGCAGCAAATCTTTGGGCCTTGATCATGGATGCTGGAACTGGTTTCAATTCGCAGGTGTATGAGCTTTCAGCTGTCTTTCTTCATAAG GATTGGATCATGGAACAATGGgaaaaaaactattacatTAGTTCTATAGCTGGTGCAGCTAATGGAAGTTCACTGGTTGTTATGTCTAAAG GAACTCCTTACACCCAACAGTCTTATAAAGTTAGTGAATCATTTCCTTTCAAGTGGATCAACAAAAAGTGGAAAGAAGGTTTCCATGTCACATCCATGACTACTGCTGGCAGTCGTTGGGGTGTTGTAATGTCTAGAAACTCGGGATATTCTGAACAG GTTGTGGAGCTCGATTTTCTTTATCCAAGTGAGGGAATACATCGCAGATGGGAAAATGGTTATAGAATTACCTCGATGGCCGCAACTGGTGATCAAGCAGCTTTCATACTTAGTATACCGAGACGAAAAATGATTGATGAGACTCAGGAAACCCTTCGGACATCCGCCTTCCCTAGTACCCATGTAAAG GAGAAGTGGTCCAAGAACCTCTACATTGCATCAATATGTTATGGTCGCACTGTTTGCTGA
- the LOC105162605 gene encoding uncharacterized protein LOC105162605 has translation MQTRSQSELQQLQESVAALSALVQDLRTTMDERHDSTVAAISALQRRSSSPPPSLMVPSSPPLPSEVAPEVEPLPSPPKIHLQLFDGSNPLDWLFHADQFFAYYAVPPKLRLRRISCYMSGDALAWFQWMHNNGLLSTWQEFVSALELRFGPSSYENHRQALFKLRQSGSIVDYQREFEQLCNRVVGLSPETVLDCFLSGLLPEFQREMAIFQPRSISQAIGLAKLLESKFNDRPFLGRAIPAPSPLSRTAAPVLTAPVSAAPRSAPPVFPARPALPIKRLSPAKMQARRAKGLCFNCDEKFYSGHRCRPKQFLLLLADEDAPPASSVSLDCLDDDCSSPLASDTPPPLPVSLLSSSSPIPSHFHLSIDAVSGMQSPRTLRLTVYIQGRPVSVLVDSGSSHNILQPRIAQLLDLKVHLIVPFSVLVGNGASIGCSGVCSDVPIQLQQHAFRISFYLLPVHGADVILGVQWLRTLGPFVSDFSIPSMQFYYDGSLVVLVCVASVHAVSMLPVEDATRFPLTSLALDVSADLAALLQRYAAVFALPRGLPPPRAHDHRIHLVPNAHPVASRPYRYPHFQRKVMATLISEMLRDGLIRPSTSPYSSPVLLVRKKDGSWRFCTDYRALNAITVKDRFSIPAIDELLDELHGAAYFSKLDLRSGYHQIRMCPEDITKTAFRSVDGHYEFVVMPFGLTNAPSIFQSAMNDLFRPNLRR, from the exons ATGCAAACTCGTTCACAGTCCGAGCTCCAACAGCTTCAAGAATCGGTGGCAGCTCTCTCGGCTTTGGTTCAGGACCTTAGGACGACTATGGACGAGCGTCACGACTCCACTGTGGCTGCGATTTCTGCTCTCCAACGCCGATCGTCTTCTCCCCCACCGTCGTTAATGGTTCCTTCCTCGCCCCCTCTTCCTTCAGAGGTCGCCCCGGAAGTCGAGCCCCTTCCTTCTCCGCCAAAAATTCACTTGCAACTGTTTGATGGTTCCAATCCCTTGGATTGGTTGTTTCATGCTGATCAGTTTTTTGCTTATTACGCCGTTCCCCCAAAGCTTCGCCTTCGTCGCATTTCTTGTTACATGAGTGGTGATGCTCTCGCGTGGTTCCAGTGGATGCATAACAATGGGCTTCTCTCGACTTGGCAGGAGTTTGTTTCTGCATTGGAGCTTCGCTTTGGGCCGTCTTCATATGAGAATCATCGCCAAGCCCTCTTTAAGCTCCGTCAATCGGGTTCCATTGTTGACTACCAACGTGAGTTTGAGCAACTCTGCAATCGGGTTGTGGGTCTCTCCCCTGAGACGGTTTTGGATTGTTTTCTATCGGGTCTCTTGCCCGAGTTCCAGCGCGAAATGGCCATTTTTCAGCCACGTTCAATTTCGCAGGCTATTGGGCTTGCTAAGCTCTTGGAGTCTAAGTTCAACGATCGCCCTTTTCTGGGCCGCGCCATTCCGGCGCCCTCGCCCCTTTCCCGGACTGCGGCCCCTGTTCTTACCGCGCCAGTTTCTGCTGCGCCACGTTCTGCCCCACCGGTGTTTCCCGCCCGTCCGGCCCTTCCCATTAAGCGCTTATCACCGGCGAAAATGCAGGCTCGTCGTGCCAAAGGCCTTTGTTTCAATTGCGATGAGAAGTTTTACTCAGGTCACCGTTGCCGCCCGAAGCAATTTTTATTGCTCCTCGCTGATGAGGACGCCCCTCCTGCTTCCTCCGTTTCTTTGGATTGTCTAGACGATGATTGCTCGTCTCCGTTGGCGAGTGACACTCCTCCCCCACTGCCGGTTTCTCTGTTGTCGTCGTCTTCTCCTATTCCTTCACATTTTCACCTTTCTATTGATGCGGTTTCGGGTATGCAATCTCCTCGTACGCTGCGCCTAACGGTGTACATTCAGGGTCGCCCAGTGTCGGTTCTCGTTGATTCCGGAAGCTCGCATAACATTCTGCAACCTCGCATTGCCCAATTATTGGACTTGAAAGTACATCTTATTGTTCCTTTTTCAGTTTTGGTTGGTAATGGAGCTTCCATTGGTTGTTCTGGTGTTTGTTCCGATGTACCTATTCAATTGCAGCAGCATGCCTTCCGTATTTCATTCTATCTTCTACCGGTGCACGGCGCGGATGTCATTCTTGGCGTTCAGTGGTTGCGTACCTTGGGCCCATTTGTTTCTGATTTTTCGATTCCTTCAATGCAGTTCTACTATGATGGGTCTTTGGTTGTACTCGTCTGTGTCG CATCAGTCCACGCGGTGTCCATGTTACCTGTTGAGGATGCCACCCGTTTTCCGCTGACTTCGCTGGCACTTGATGTTTCGGCAGACTTGGCTGCGCTACTGCAGCGCTATGCAGCAGTGTTTGCTCTTCCGCGCGGTTTACCTCCGCCTCGGGCTCACGACCATCGTATTCATCTTGTGCCCAACGCACACCCGGTGGCTTCACGCCCCTATCGTTACCCGCATTTTCAAAGGAAGGTTATGGCAACTCTTATCTCCGAGATGCTTCGGGATGGATTAATCCGGCCAAGCACTAGCCCCTATTCTTCTCCAGTTCTGTTGGTCCGAAAGAAGGACGGCTCGTGGCGTTTTTGTACAGACTACCGGGCCCTTAACGCTATCACGGTGAAGGACCGTTTTTCGATACCCGCTATTGATGAATTGCTCGATGAGTTGCATGGCGCCGCCTACTTCTCCAAACTCGATTTGCGTTCGggttatcatcaaattcgcATGTGTCCGGAGGACATCACTAAGACGGCTTTTCGCAGTGTTGACGGCCACTACGAGTTCGTGGTCATGCCCTTCGGGTTGACCAATGCTCCTTCGATCTTTCAGTCGGCTATGAATGATTTATTCCGCCCAAATTTACGTCGATAG
- the LOC105162460 gene encoding LOW QUALITY PROTEIN: putative H/ACA ribonucleoprotein complex subunit 1-like protein 1 (The sequence of the model RefSeq protein was modified relative to this genomic sequence to represent the inferred CDS: inserted 1 base in 1 codon) yields MRPPRGRGGGGFRGGRDGXGGRGGRGGRGGGRFPPREEGPPSEVVEVSTFVHACEGDAVTKLINEKIPYFNAPIYLANKTQIGKVDEIFGPINESFFSIKMMEGIVATSYSAGDKFFIDPAKLLPLARFLPQPKGQAQAARGGGRGGGRGGFRGGRGGGSGYRGRGAPRGGRGGFRGGGRGGGFRGRGRS; encoded by the exons ATGAGACCTCCGAGGGGCCGCGGCGGCGGAGGCTTTAGGGGCGGAAGAGACG GGGGCGGCCGCGGCGGCCGTGGCGGACGTGGTGGCGGCCGTTTCCCTCCTCGCGAGGAAGGCCCTCCTTCCGAAGTTGTTG AGGTTTCGACGTTTGTTCATGCTTGTGAGGGTGATGCAGTCACAAAGCtcataaatgagaaaattcCATACTTCAATGCTCCTATTTACCTTGCGAACAAGACCCAGATTGGTAAAGTAGATGAAATCTTCGGACCCATCAATGAATCT TTTTTTTCCATTAAGATGATGGAAGGCATTGTGGCAACATCGTATTCAGCGGGTGATAAATTCTTCATTGATCCTGCTAAGCTCTTGCCACTAGCGAGATTTCTTCCCCAACCAAA GGGACAAGCACAGGCTGCTAGAGGGGGAGGACGCGGTGGAGGAAGAGGTGGTTTCAGAGGTGGTCGTGGAGGTGGCAGCGGATACCGCGGAAGGGGTGCTCCCAGAGGTGGTAGAGGTGGTTTCAGAGGTGGTGGTCGTGGTGGAGGTTTTAGAGGCAGAGGAAGATCATAG
- the LOC105162461 gene encoding uncharacterized protein LOC105162461, with protein sequence MQAYGYLVLCPTSFDGGGCSKLIVPWSWPSSRLRPRFSASATVDGRRNHYDVLGVSPNASSIEIKRAFRLLALKYHPDVNKEGGANEDFKSIRLAYDILINETTRTEYDRALHHHQSTRRPLGDEWTINPEYEDGLKFYRWAYLRRKMQREKYWEQYHAREEKFSPYDDADEVSEEENPDEERGSFIEVLKSAFLSLFLMQTVGIRPSLTFSSLMALSDRKLDAGYKLGFLFAWILGGRAGILLTMFLTFASWVCGKTSSSVVALVVVAMWFGSNLARYAPLPQGAVLTLLYMSIKLQADLT encoded by the exons atGCAGGCTTACGGCTACCTAGTGTTGTGCCCTACCTCCTTCGACGGTGGTGGCTGTTCCAAATTGATTGTCCCATGGTCCTGGCCCTCTTCCCGTTTGCGCCCTCGATTTTCAGCTTCTGCCACCGTCGACGGCCGCCGGAATCACTACGACGTGCTGGGCGTCTCACCAAATGCTTCCTCCATAGAGATTAAGAGGGCTTTTCGTCTCCTCGCTCTCAAG TATCATCCTGATGTTAACAAGGAAGGAGGAGCTAATGAGGATTTCAAGAGCATCCGACTTGCCTATGAT ATACTGATTAATGAAACAACAAGAACTGAATATGATAGAGCCCTCCATCATCATCAAAGTACCAGAAGGCCTTTGGGAGATGAATGGACCATAAATCCTGAATATGAGGATGGGTTAAAGTTCTATAGATGGGCTTATCTGAGGCGTAAAATGCAACGGGAGAAATATTGGGAGCAATATCATGCTAGGGAAGAGAAGTTTTCACCATATGATGATGCTGATGAGGTGTCCGAGGAAGAAAACCCAGATGAGGAGAGAGGCTCCTTCATCGAGGTGCTAAAGTCAGCATTCCTCTCTCTGTTTCTGATGCAAACAGTAGGCATCCGGCCATCTCTCACATTTAGTAGCCTTATGGCTTTGAGTGACCGGAAATTGGATGCAGGATATAAGTTGGGTTTTTTATTTGCATGGATATTGGGAGGGAGGGCAGGCATTTTGCTTACAATGTTCCTAACTTTTGCAAGTTGGGTTTGTGGCAAAACAAGTAGCAGTGTTGTCGCTTTGGTAGTTGTTGCCATGTGGTTTGGTTCAAATCTTGCAAGGTATGCTCCATTACCCCAAGGTGCTGTTCTCACTCTTTTGTATATGTCAATCAAGCTACAAGCTGATCTAACCTGA